GAAGGAATCGGACAGATTTTGCCCATGGCTTGATGGACTGTCCGCACAGCGAAACGCTCGTACTTGTGCAAGCCCCAGTACGGTTGTGGTCGTCACGAGGGAGGTGGCCTATGCGGCTCCTTAACGATGTTCGAAGTGAACAGCAACGGTTCGCATATTTGCTCAGCGGGAATGTTGAGCTTCATCGTGGAACGGGACACTGGACCGGCGCAATGGTGGGAGTGGCATTTACCGCAGCAATTGGCCTCGTGCTCGTGTGGTACTTTTCACAACTTGTTTCCCTGTAATTTGCATCGCTGGACGACGACAGCAAGGAAGTCTCCTACCGTCGTCTCAGCCCATTGCCTATTGCAACGCTCGGGCAATCGCCGCTGAGAGTGTCGTGAGTCCCGCCTCCACGTTTTTTCCCAGATGGACTCGCAGCACGCGACGCCCACGTTCGACCAGCACTTGAAAATCGCCGCGTGCTTGCGCCGCCTTCACCACGCCGAATGTGGAGCGTTGTCCAGGCACCGGTACATCCGTCGCATCATCACAGGTGACCTGCAAAAACACCCCATTATTCGGACCGCCTTTATAGGCTTGCCCAGTTGAGTGCAGGAAACGCGGCCCAAATCCAAGGCAGGTCGCAACGCGTTTACGATCGCGCACGAACTGGCGCATCACTTGTAGCTTCTGCCAATAGGTACGAGTCACTTCAAGGTAAGCCAATAGTGCACAGTAGTCCCCTGCCCGTAGACGTCCGAAATGCGTCGCAAGTAACTGGGGAAGTGACGGCTGGGTCCCGAGCATCTCCAGTAAGGCAGTTGCATTCCCCTCATCCGCAAAAAGAGAGAGGCCATCACCTTTGAAGAATGGCGTCTCAGGAGGCAGGGTCCCACGCTCTTCGTATGCGGAGGTCATGTTTCGTGTCTCGATCTTGCTCGCCTCGACATCGGGTTGGTCGAAGGGATGGACACGGAGGATAGCACCAGCAACGGCAGTCGCAATCTGCCAACGGAAAAATTCTTGTCCGAGATCATACGGATCGGCCACATCGATTCGCACCACCAGTTGCCCAGCCCGAGTCAGCACCTCGACCACGGTGTCTTGCGTAGCATCTGGCGCAGTGATCAGTCGTACGTAGACAAACACCCGATCAGCCCCATAGACGGAAGCGGCACCAAAAGGCTCAAGAGCGATCGGAAGAAGTCCCTTTCCTTGCTTCCCTGTCGATTCTGCCACTAGTTGTTCGAGCCAGGCACCCAGACCACCAAGCCCAGGTGACATGATGAGCGTGACTTTGTCACGTCCATGCTGCGCTGCCACGCCTAAGATGGCACCGAGCACCACTCCCGGATTCCCTGAGGGAGTGGTCTCAGCACCGCAGGCTTGAACCATGACGTTAGCTCGACGCAGGAGTCGTTCAATGTCCACCCCCATCACCGTTGCGGGCACCACACCAAACGTCGATAACGCCGAATATCGCCCAGCGATACTGGGTACTCCAAAAAAGATCCGGCGAAATCCATCACTCTCTGCCACCTGCTGCAACTTCGATCCCGGATCAGTGATGACAACGAATCGTTTTCCCACTTCTTGTGGGCCGACCTCTGCGGCCACTCGTTCAAAAAAATATTGTTTCAAAATGTTG
This portion of the Deltaproteobacteria bacterium genome encodes:
- a CDS encoding bifunctional transaldolase/phosoglucose isomerase; its protein translation is MMSFEVGRQTYLLPPALEGELHATLDEWRQNNKLQRLWAADATLWTGGDEDQWLGWLTVVQEQLAQCEELRQFAHEVQHAQVRDVVLLGMGGSSLCPEVFALTFGKHPGFPRLHILDSTDPAQILATERKIDLAHSWFIVASKSGSTLEPNILKQYFFERVAAEVGPQEVGKRFVVITDPGSKLQQVAESDGFRRIFFGVPSIAGRYSALSTFGVVPATVMGVDIERLLRRANVMVQACGAETTPSGNPGVVLGAILGVAAQHGRDKVTLIMSPGLGGLGAWLEQLVAESTGKQGKGLLPIALEPFGAASVYGADRVFVYVRLITAPDATQDTVVEVLTRAGQLVVRIDVADPYDLGQEFFRWQIATAVAGAILRVHPFDQPDVEASKIETRNMTSAYEERGTLPPETPFFKGDGLSLFADEGNATALLEMLGTQPSLPQLLATHFGRLRAGDYCALLAYLEVTRTYWQKLQVMRQFVRDRKRVATCLGFGPRFLHSTGQAYKGGPNNGVFLQVTCDDATDVPVPGQRSTFGVVKAAQARGDFQVLVERGRRVLRVHLGKNVEAGLTTLSAAIARALQ